From the Anguilla anguilla isolate fAngAng1 chromosome 8, fAngAng1.pri, whole genome shotgun sequence genome, one window contains:
- the LOC118234063 gene encoding galactose-binding lectin l-1-like, translating into MTNVEVKNMAFKPEMELWVKGVPSKTSRRFSINVGTDEKNIALYFSVHFNDSAYQNVIIMNYVKAGVQGEEVRVTDFPFHPDKEFEVTITFDDKFHIKLPGDQMVIFPDNLAATPYNKIWVDGEVKVRGISIK; encoded by the exons AATGTGGAGGTGAAAAACATGGCCTTCAAGCCAGAAATGGAACTGTGGGTCAAAGGTGTCCCCAGTAAGACTTCACGTAG ATTCTCCATCAATGTGGGCACAGACGAAAAAAACATTGCGCTGTACTTTAGCGTGCACTTCAACGATTCAGCTTACCAAAACGTCATCATCATGAATTACGTCAAGGCTGGCGTCCAGGGTGAAGAAGTGAGAGTGACAGACTTCCCTTTCCATCCAGATAAGGAGTTTGAG GTGACCATTACCTTCGACGACAAATTTCACATTAAACTGCCAGGTGACCAAATGGTGATATTCCCCGACAATCTGGCTGCCACGCCATATAATAAAATTTGGGTTGACGGAGAGGTCAAGGTCCGTGGCATAAGTATAAAATAA